The Hippoglossus hippoglossus isolate fHipHip1 chromosome 10, fHipHip1.pri, whole genome shotgun sequence DNA segment ACACTCCAGCGACTGCTTATCCCAGATctgtgaggagaaaacacagcagcatgagaatgaggatgaagaggaggaagaggatgaaggagggTGAAGCAGAGGGCGACATTGAAAGAGgagcacacagagaaaaaaaaaagaagagaaaaagaagaggttTTGGAAAAAGGTTGCAGATCTGGGTCATGCCAAGAATGGCCTATTCTTACAGTGTGTACTGTTCATGCCCCATTTCCCCACTGCTGTGCTGAATTGTGCGTCTGTGAGCAAAAGAGCAATTCAGctcttccctgtgtgtgtgtcaacctCCTCCAGAACAATAAGACAAatctgctccctctcctccctctatcctcccctcctcttcttcatcatcttcttcgcTTCTCCCAGGCCAGACAGATAAGTGGAACACACAACGGGCCTGGAGCTGAGCCCTTTAAACCTATAATTCACTTGTGTTATGTCTCCGTGTCTGCTGGTTTAGCTCAGCAACGTAGACAATGAGATGATGAGCCCTTCTGAGCCAGAAGAAAAAATTCaattcataaatacacaaagataGGTTGGAGGAAAACAACCACACACGCAGCATACATCGTTTCTCACAGCTTACACTTTTGGCTCCCTCCACCACTGGTGCTTACATAAATGGGATCCATTTTAATTACTCCTTTAAGTCATTTTGGGTTAGTAGGGCAGACTGGCAAATGTCTACAATATGTTTTCACCGCCTCAGtagcaacaaacaaaaaaaagttgcGAAACTGGCCCTTATTTTTTTGCATAAATTGAAATGTAACTCGGGCTCCTatattgatgaaataaatcaatcaCACTGACTATATTTACATGGATAGGGATACTCCAACTATTGAACCTTATGCTGTACAAGACATTCTCCATTTCTGATGTTAAGATGAGTTGCTAAGAGAATAAACCATTCATATTGCTGTTACAGAGCctagtctgattatgactcgCATCAACATCCACGCCTCCATACATTCGACCAcgattttaaaaccacaacctgaAATAGTTAACTGCACGATGGTAATGTTTATcctattgtgttttttctttctgattttGTATAAGCTTCAACTCCTTGTTATTTTTTCCCATCTCGTTAACACTGGAAGCCAGTGCATATTTTGTCAAGGAGTTGGTTACTGCTACATGTCAATGTTGCAAATGTTTTAAGACCCCAAAAGGACGTTAAAGTTAAGGTAATCAAAATAAGACACTCCCATTTATATTCTTACGTCTTATTTAGACTATTGTCTTAGTATTCTAACTAATGACTGCTGTCCATGTTAACATGATGACTTAGTGGTGGGGCagtacatttgtattttgtaaaatagTTGCACTAACTCAACACGACTTTCACATCCTGCTGTTTTGCTGTCGTACAGAACAGGGGCCATCAGCTGTAATTCTTGgaaattagtttttgtttcagcagctgtcaatgagaaaaattagaaaaaagggaaatttTACCTtgcataataaaataaataatctatgAAATTGACAGTGAAATTATCTGCCAGTATTCTACACACCTCTGAGGTAGTTTTGCATCTGAAATGTTAGTGAAGGTGATAGTGGGTTGCAGtagcaacaataaaaataaaggggGCCAAGCCATCGCGATTAGACCTCAGATTTTCTgagacatttttcacattaaaatacacatacCTTGATGGAATTGTCCCTAAGGCCACTGATGATCTTGTCATCATCGTACTGGAGACAGTAAACCCCTTTACTGTTTTCTGAGCGACACTGAATCCTCTGCAAGTTGTGTCTGCCACACCGCCAATTAGCCTCAATAGTCTGGAGGGACGAGGAAGAAACAGCGAAAAAGATTAACACAGGAGGCATCCAAAGACTAGATGGTAGCACTGCATATTGTACAACGTAATGTTGTTAGAACTGACAGAAATATAGAAGATCTAGAAAGGTGGAAAGTGCTCATAGTATTATTGTGGTTTAAAAGACAAttaactatataaataaactgttaaGAATTATCTACGTGTTTGTAGATCATTCTGgccaaaaaactaaaattcataaatgtaaataaacttgCCAAATATTAATAGTGTAATATGATTGACTAGTTTCCATCTGgttaatacaatatataatCAAATACTGTAGTGATGTTGGTATGTTTCCTTTTTCAATGAtaataacaaagaaaagcaaTGCATTTTAAACATGGAAGGAAAATAATATCTGTTGCAATGAAGAAAGCTGTGCTAAATTACTCTACACAACAAGTGCAATACTAAAATCCATTTAGCTGTCTCACCTCTATGTCTTGGATGATCTTGGGATACAGGGAGTGATAGTAGGAGTTGGGTGGGACTTCCGATGTGCGGTTCTTGAACAGGTATTTCTCCCTGGGGGAAGAAAAATATAAGTGCTTTGGCTGCTTTGTGTCcactgggatttttttttttttccacctacAACAGACACTCAAGACAACAGAATCTAATCTTACGTCCTCATTCTCTCCTTCAGTCAGCctcatttaaaattcaaaaacaaGACTAACAGGCACTCCAGTAACTAAGTGTTTACTTGAAAATCTCAACGGGCATCCACTTAATTTATACCAGCCTCAGCtatttatatcattataaaATATATGGTAGTAGGATAGCCACCACGACATGTTTGCAAAATCTCACCACTGATGTCGTTCAGACAGGCCTTTCCAGAGCGGGTCAGTGCGGACCATGCGTTCGATGAGCTTCTTCCACAGCATACCCTCCGAGATGACCCTCTGCCACTCCTTACACACCAGCTCTGCCGAGCACAGCGAGCGTGCATCCAGGAAAGACAGGATGTTCTCCGCTATGTGATCCAAGCCTTGGGCTACAGAGAAGGATCAGAGTTAATTTTTGCCTCAAAATTATTACAAGGTAAACTAtgattttcctttatttataaaatcatATGATTGGAAGGAAACTTGTccaagagtaaaaaaaaaaaacttaagtGCTAAACTGTGTACCATCAGACTGTACTGTAAATACTGCATTTACAAATGTGTACCTGGCAGCGCAGTAATGAAGTCCCTCTGCAGCATGGGTTTGAGGTAGGAGTTGATGTGGCCATGCTGATAGTGGCACATTCGGGAGATCAGTCGCTCGACAAACTCCACCTGGTCGGCCTCTGACCACTGGTCAAACAGTGCGATGCAGTgttctttctccttctcatAGTTTCCCTCCGATGGACGCTTGCGGGACCCCACAACAGGACCGTTACTAAGCTATAAAGATCAGGAACACATAAATattagacatttaaaaatgtgttgaaagtttttattttcattaatataatattcaatAATTACAATATCTTTATTATAGTGTAGtgtatattaattaaaatactgaataaGAAATGTCAGTCATGTGGGGGCACTCCTCTATTCGAAGTGTATTACAATGAAACTCATTTTGGCTGTATATCAAACTTTATTTCCGCAAATAGAGAAAATGTCAGATGATGTTATGTAAGTAAGAGCATTGTATAAATCTTAGATTAGGAGTTTTTAAAAATTCTATTTAAATCCAAATCGAGTTACTACAGTGGAACTAACATAATAACACCTcaaataattttaaatgttttttcatgtatGAAATGAGTAAGTCAGATCAAACTGGGGGTTGTAACAATGTTGCTGTTCTGGGCCTTACAGCACTCTATGCACATAATCAAGCCTCTCGCTGTTGTAGAGTGGATTAAGTTAAAAATCAATTTTCAATGCAGTGTATCAGTGGTGTATGTGTgggaacagaagaaaaaaatgttcagaATAAATGTTAGTGTCAACATCAGTGTTGagtgtttatttgtataatttcatGAAGGGAACTGTACATGCATAAAAAAATCAGCTGTCATTGTATATTGTTAATCAAAACTCACCACAGTTAACATTACTATAAATTTTACTTTATCAATGAGGATGCAGATCTCAACTCTTCACCAAGCTGTGGTCTCAGATACACGAACAGTTCCCACACCCACATATTAACCCCaagcgcacgcacgcacacaccttGAGAACTGTGGTCTTCTTTGGCGACAGATCGTCCACAAGGTTCTGCGAATCCATCCCTGATGTGTTCTgtagaaaaagaacaaaacaaagaaatggtGCAGGTAAGTGTCTTAAgtctttttgtgtctgtgttgaagGCACTGTGAGAACCAGGGCAGCGGTGTAGATAGCGCTGGACACATGAGTGCCACAGAGACAGCCAAGGAAGGGTAACTATTATGACTTCTGAGGCGTGCACGCACAAAAACacgtgcatacacacaaacatatggaGCGAAAAAAACTGAGCTGCAACAAAAGGAATCTATCGGCTTGCTTGTCTGATGTGGGCTATGTAGTCTGGACAGGAAATTAAACTGCAGCATCTTGGGTATGTCACTGGCAGAAGCTCAGGCATGACTGTAATGAAACTCAAGCCAGATAGTGGTCTTACAGCATatatggaaaacagaaaaaaaactgagaggCAACCGGATCCCAGTCATTTCTATCATGACTTGAGTCTTACAATGACTTTAGTTCACATATCCACAGAGACAGAATGAAAGGGCGACCATTTGTCCAGTtcttattaataatttaaatcatcatcatcatctggaGAATGGACTGTATCTGAATTATTAGGTAAATCGCAAGTTCTTTATGGCATGCAAACTTCTTTGGAAGTCATATTCAATGAGGCAGCCATATCATATTGTTACATTCATCATTTCATACATACACCACCAACATGGAGATCTGTTTTCCTCTTACGGGTGCTTGTTATCTACAGCTTACAGCTGTGACTGAAGATACACAGGACTAGTTATAAGGTCAACATGAAAATTAGGATTCTCATCAAACTATCACATACTTGACTTAAAGGCCTTGAAACGCAcatgggatattcaccatctagtcctatataaaaaaaatgacgGCTCTATATACTGCAAATTCTCCAGACATGAAAACATACAACCAAGCCGTGTCAGAGTACTGTATAATACCAAAAAGGGACTACTGTACAATAATCCTTTGCAGGTTCACTCCTAAGTATATATACGTTTTTTCCTAACAGTGTATTCCCAGATATATCGCAGGCTAATTTGGGGGAATGGGACACACAAGGCCTTTACCAAGGAGAGGGTCAAAGCTATTGTATATCTGTACAAGGTCAGAGTCTGAAAATGTCTATGCTGGCGAAAAAGCTAGAATAGAGGCCCGTCTGACTATTGTAATAGCTCATCTGTTATGGTTTCTCCAGAGGCTTAAGAATCGCCATAGGTGGTCTCTACCTGAGGCCTCTTTAAAATTGCTATTGCTAAATTATCTAGATATTATTTTCTACTGAAACAGAGAACCCCATCAAATTTGGATCATAGAGTGCAGTGCCAGGTTTTACTCATTTTAGTTATCCATCTAACTTGGGGATGCTGCTACATGTGGAGAGCAAAACCAACATAGAACATGTTAGTAGTTTCCACTAGAAgaatcacacaaacatacaaacaaaaggacaggtACCAAGACTAAAGCAGACAGGACAAGAAGCTAGTTTGCTGGTGTTAATGGTCAtgcagagcagaagaagagaagaaaggagaaataaaaacagacagaccAGGTTTGGCCAGGCAGGCAGGCAAGCAAGCATGTAGCCTCTCAGAGCTTGAAGGAAGACCCCCCACCTCGGCCCTCACATCTCCAGGTAGAAGGGGAGAAAACATTACTCCTCAATGCAGGGTTATTCTCTGGTACCCCCCGCAGCCTCCCTCTACCCACACCAAAGTACTTTGGAAGTATTTTACCATTCAAACTAAACTGATTATAAAAGAGTCCTGTTTTCATTACAGGGCACAATCACTGTTTGACTTTCTTTTTAAACGTTCTGTGACCTAATTTAGATGCAAGAACTGTGATTTAACATGATTATAAAGAAGCCAATTACAGTTTGCACGGCTAAAATTAAGTTTAAAGCAGAGCGAGTTTGAGGACACACCAGAGAAGAACCTGAGAGCAGTGTGCTTCCAACAGGGAGGAAAGGACAACggaaggtgaggaggtgagaggatgaggggagggtgaggaggtgCATTCTGCACCTTGGTGGTATTAGGACTCATGAGAAGTGGGTGTGGAAAAGTGATGGGTGAGGAGATGGcgagggaggaagggaagggagaggaggaggaggaggagcagcagaattaagaggagagaggcagaacCTGGTTGTGAGCCCGGGTGGAGGGGATGCTCTGCAGGCACCTGAGTGCACACAAACTCTCAGCCACCGAGGAGCAGCCCAGCCAGAGAGAGCGAGGCACAGAGcactgtgtgaaagagagagaggaagggaggaggaggagaacgaagtggacagggtgagggaggaggagaaagggaagagcGAGGGACCAGAGATGGGAAgtaaaggaaaagaggaggggggcgggggTTGATGAGGGATGTTCAGAGGAGGAAACCAAAGGAGACGAGTGAATGGATGGATCgatgaatggatggacagatggaagTGGTGAGTAGTTGTTGAGGAACAAGAGTGTGGGAAAGTGTAAGGAATacaaaaatgtgaatgtaaataaataagatttgGTTTGATATTGAGAGGAGGTGAGTAGGGACATTATCAAAGGTGAGgggaaaagaagaaggaaggaggtGGGGGATAGTGAAGGGAAAAACCAGTATTAGAGctacacacacattgacacagtGAGCGCAGgaacacacactctttcactCACAAGATACAgactggtaaacacacacacacacagaagcattaTTAGACGTGAACTGGGTGGGGATAGgtagaggagagggaggggcaATGAGATTAATTTGTCAATTATTGCCATTTTTGGTTTGACAGAATCCCGACCCACTGTTCTGCCATCCCCACTCTCATGGGTGGTTAGTGAATAAcactgggaagaaaaaaaactcaaaaatcaaattaaatacacagacacaaccCGGACAAATTTCTAACTTTTCTTCAGGACCGGAGGATGTAATTCCTCAAACCCTGCATTTATGTAAGGCCTAATATTTCAATATGTGAAATCAGAGATGAGGTGCGAAATAGACAACAGCAGCATGTGCTCTTTCTAAAAGGATATAAAACAAACTAATCTATTTGGAACATTGATGTCTTATGTGTCCATAGTTTCTCTCATGGCATATAGACATCTATAGTGATTGTGGAGAGGGTTATTGAGCAAGAATAGGCACACTATTAACTTAAGAAACAATCAGGCCACACAGGATGCTTTAGGTCCATAACATCTACAAATCTACAAAACACTGTCGTTTTCTAAGCCTATCTCACTGTCGTAGGTCTGCCTGACAATAAAATGGATTTGTTTGCTTGGAAACCTGAAGGATGTTCCCTAGTTCAGATGTGGTGTGTATATTGTCTAATCTGTCAAACTGAGACTAACAGCATGGAAGCAAAATGACCCAAACACATGTTGTGCCCCCATCCCAACCAACGTCTTCCTTGCGACCACTTCGACCCCTGTAATATTAATGTTAGCTGTTAGTGAGCTAGTGTTAGCCTAGCTGGCTAGCTTACCGGGGTAGCTAATGATTTCACAAGAAACCTACGTTACATGTTGTCCTAACCTGACCTCATGGAGGGAAACGGTCTAATAACGATAGTTACGGTTTCTGCTCGCCAAATTAGCTACAACCGCCCCGATCAATGGACTGTTTGATATGTAAATGGACGTCAAGGATACTTAGCATTTTAGCACGCTAACTATTAAGCTAATTGCTACCTCGCCTGTGTGAATGAAAAAGCACAACACTTCCTTCTACGCacttgaaaaatataaacacgTAGGCAGCGCATTGTTACGATATCAGCTGTATTCCGTGGAGCTGTGGAAACGACCCGACTGCTCCACATACCAGTCATCGTGTTGGCGGCTCCGAACATAAACGCGATAATGTGACATTACCCGTGAATTTACGTGCTTCGTCGCCTTCTAGCCAGTGTTAGCAGGATGGCTAAGTATCAGACAGGGCCCAGTTAAAGTGGCGCAGCGTCACCGCAGTGAACGCTACACCGAGAACCCCTCCGCTGTCTCCGGCCGACGGCTGCCCATCGAGCCTCTCATTTCCCCGCTGATTGCCAGTATTACCACGAAATCGCCACACTTTACACCTGTCGGATGATATCGTCTCGGTGTTGCTCAGCTATCAGGCTCGTAAGCGGAGCGTTCTTAACAAAATGTAGCGATCATTTCAGGCCCTCCCTCTGATTTCtggttccccccccctcctttctcctccacctctcccgAAAAGCCGCCTCAGCTCGTCCCTGCCGTCGAATCGAGCCTCGGCGCTTCCCCCGCCCGAATAAAACACCGATAGTGCCGCCCGCGGGGGTCCGGGATGCCGCATCGAAACGATCCTTACCATCAGTTCCAACGTTTTGTCCTCCATCTCCGGCTCCATGTTGACGATCCCCCCCGAAACTCGCTCTGAAAATGGAAACCCAGCCCTGCGTCGGCGGCCCGCAAATGCAGAGACGTCATTCACTTCGCTCAGCCACACAGCTCCGGTAGGGCAGTGTCAAAGGGTGGGTGGGGGATGGGAACGCCCATGCTCCGGAGGAACCGCGCCGATTGGACGGATTTTGCCAAAAAGGAGGGTCGTGTCGCCGCTTAGCCTTTTATTGATTGGCTGGCCGTGCTACCAAGGCTTCCCCGGTGACTCCCCCAAACAAAAGGGCAAATGGATGAAGATGCTGTTGCTATCCTGAAGAGGAATACACTAAGGCGAAATCAATCATCCGCATAGCTTTGCTATGAGATGCTGCAGGATGTTTTCAATATGTCATATGAAACCGAGAggaaacgtttttttaaatccagctcCAGAAGCTGAGAGGTGAGCATGCCTGTAGCTTTGAGATAATACGGTCAAACACAATTCAAGAGAAGTGGTATGGGTGTCAGCTTCAATACATTTACATCCAGCTTCATATTTGAGCAAATCCACACAGGATCATGCAAGATTTGAATAAATGCAATGGAATAAGAGGGATGATACAATGCAACAGTCATTACATCAGGCGCCTATTGCAAAAGTCAGGGTTACAGAGTTCACAGTGCATCTTTGCAGAGTAAAACCCAGAAGTTCCCGCTGTACAAGGATTCATGCAAGGGGTCACGTTCCAGGCTTTATTCAGCAAAGTAACCCAGACAGCAGTGTCCCTACCATCCTTTACCTTAGTTCACCTTTGCTGGTGCTATCCAATGAATCCCAGGTGAATGAGAGAAACGCGGTTGACAATAAACTCACTGTGTTTGAATTAATCACATCCCAAGTCACAGATGGATTCACTAGAAAAGTTTTAGCACTATATTGTGCAGAATGTTTTGTTCCAGTACACATAGTACTTTGAGAATTTTACAAAGTGTGCTCCATTTACCTCTTTAGCTTTTCCTGTGAAACAATTATTTGAAAAAAGGTTGGGCATTTGGTGTATTTCATTCTTTTACAGCCCTTTCATCAGTTTTTCACAAAGCTTGATAGATAACTCAAGTTCATCTTTGATTGAGTCAAGCCACTGGCAAATTTAAGTTTCTATATGATTAAGTATTACACTTAAAAATATATCCACAGGAATGCATTGAAAAGAGTAGATTTTTGTACCCAATTAAAGCATTAATTTACAGGAGTAATCAAAATGTCATAGATGAAAACTGGCAATTGGATTCAATATGTTGTTTTATGAGAAAACATCTTATATCAAGCAGGACACTAATGAATATCTTTATAAAAGTACTACATTATTACTTCctgcaattaaaaaataatttagcTCCGATATGAGGTGGATCCTCACGAATTCCCTGAAAGCAGTCAAGTGTCCTCATCACTCACACAGGACCATCAAAACATATTCATTTCTCCATCGTCAGGAAAGCAGACAAAACATCATCCCTTCCatgtacagacagacaaaagCACAGGGTTGAGACCACAGCAGATGAGGAGGTAGAAATGGTTTTCAGCAGTTCAAATTTAATACTTTGTCCCCCTTTCTCTACAGAAACCCAGGTAAAAAAAATCCCCCACTCTcataaaatacaacagcagcagttaccagtaaaaaaaatgaaatgcaaaaaaaagagagagaaagcatagaggggagaagagagagagagggtaggGAGATGATGAGGCAAgaaaggaaaatatattt contains these protein-coding regions:
- the fbxw11a gene encoding F-box/WD repeat-containing protein 11a isoform X1, producing the protein MEPEMEDKTLELMCSVPRSLWLGCSSVAESLCALRCLQSIPSTRAHNQNTSGMDSQNLVDDLSPKKTTVLKLSNGPVVGSRKRPSEGNYEKEKEHCIALFDQWSEADQVEFVERLISRMCHYQHGHINSYLKPMLQRDFITALPAQGLDHIAENILSFLDARSLCSAELVCKEWQRVISEGMLWKKLIERMVRTDPLWKGLSERHQWEKYLFKNRTSEVPPNSYYHSLYPKIIQDIETIEANWRCGRHNLQRIQCRSENSKGVYCLQYDDDKIISGLRDNSIKIWDKQSLECLKILTGHTGSVLCLQYDERVIVTGSSDSTVRVWEVMTGEVLNTLIHHNEAVLHLRFANGLMVTCSKDRSIAVWDMASPTDISLRRVLVGHRAAVNVVDFDDKYIVSASGDRTIKVWSTSTCEFVRTLNGHKRGIACLQYRDRLVVSGSSDNTIRLWDIECGACLRVLEGHEELVRCIRFDNKRIVSGAYDGKIKVWDLQAALDPRAPASTLCLRTLVEHSGRVFRLQFDEFQIISSSHDDTILIWDFLNVSTNGQSEGRSPSRTYTYISR